The window GCAAGCCGAACTCATCGCCGCCAAGACGCGCCAGCACATCGCTGGTGCGCAGCATGCTCAGCATCAGAGAAGACAGCTCGCGCAGCAAGGCATCTCCCGCCGCATGACCGGCGCTATCGTTGACGGCTTTAAAACGATCCAGATCGATGAAGACCAGCGCGTGACGCTGATGGGAGTTGTGTACCGTATGCAGCAATTGTTTCAGATGGTTTTCGAAGCTGACCCGGTTGGCCAGATGCGTGAGGTCATCATGCGATGCGCTGTAACTGAGTTGACGCAACATCTTACGTGATTCGGTGACATCCTGAATCACCAACACGGAGCCAATGCTACCGCCGTCGAGGGTGCTGAGCGGCGTGATACTGTACTGAATATCGTAGCTGGTGCCGTTACGACAATGCAGGACCACTTCTTGCTCAATAGCCGTGCGCGACATGTCGGCGCTGTAGATATTTTCCATTAGCGGGCCGTTATCACCGAAAGTAATACGCAGCACCGTGAGCAACGGGATCCCTAATGCGCTCTCTTGCGACCAGCCGCTCATTTTCTCGGCCACCGGATTCATAAAGGTGATTTTCAGGTCGACGTCGATACAAATCACCGCTTCACCGATGGAATCCAGCGTAATATGCAAACGCTCTTTTTCCTGATACAGCGCCTCGTGGAGTTGCTTCACTTCGGTCATGTCGAGATTGATACCGAGCAAACGTTCCACTTCGCCGTCTTTATTCAGCACCCGGTTAGCCAACGAGCGGATATGCCGAATGCCGTCTTTGACCGCAATGCGGAATTCAAGTTTGAAAGGAACACGTGCCGCCAGCGAATCGCGAATCACGCTTTCGGCATGTTCGCGATCTTCAGGAACCACGCAGTCATACCAGACTTGCCAACTGGGTTTGATGTGCGCAGGGACCTCATAAAGATCGAACATGCGCTTATCCCAGCTGATTACGTCAGGCTGCAATTCCCATTCCCAGATGCCAATGCCGCCTGCTTCATTCGCCAGCGTAATACGTTCCATTAACCGCTTATTGATCCACTCCGTGTGTTTCAGGTCGTTAATGTCCTCAACTTGGGCAATAAAGTAGAGCGGGGTGTTATCGCTATGACGTACCAGTGAAACGGCCAGCAGTGCCCAGACCACCTCGCCTGCACGGGTGTAATAGCGTTTTTCCATTGAATAACTATTGATTTCACCGCGCGACAGCATTTGCAGCTGCTCAAGGTCGTTATTCAGATCTTCCGGCCAGGTTAACTGCTGGAAGGTCAGCGAGCGCAGCTCTTCCTGGCTGTAACCCAGAAAATGACACAAGGCTTTATTGGCCTGTAGCCATTGCCCCTCGGTGCCCACCAGCGCCATGCCGATAGCGGAGTATTCCATGGCGTTGCGAAAACGCGTTTCGCTCTCTGAAATGTGTTTACGTTCGGCACGAAACGCGTACATGACCATGGTCATCATGTTTGCCGGTAACAGAATCATCAAAAACGGCAGCCACGGCATGCTGGACATGACAAACGTTTTCGAGGTGGAGAGCAGTGAAGGGTCGGCGGCCAGCATTAGCGAGACCATCATTACGGTGCTGAGGAAAATCAGAAACGCTTCCATGCGCGGCAGACGCACGGCACTCCACATCAGCAAAACGATCACGCAGGTAAACGGCCATGGAAGATACATCATCGACAGCCAGCTGAACGCTAAAGTTACCAGTAGGGTGATGAGCGTTTCCAGCAATAAACGGGGATCGCGGTGACGCAGCAGATAGTGCGGCTTAAACAGCAAACCTAACGGTACCAGCGCGAGCGCGCCGATGGACTCAGAAAGCACCCAAATTAGAAACGTATTTAACGACGTTTCACCTGGAAGCAGCAGCCACATCAAAAAACCGCCCAGCAGCGGCGGGACCACGGCACTACCGAATGCCAGACGCGCCCAGTCGTTAAGATTTTGTAAGGGATTGTACCAGGGCAACAGCCTGCGCAATAACATGGCGCCCGCAACGGCCTCAATAATATTGATGGCAGTGTAGGTGAAATTCAGCGTGTCGGTCGGGAAGAACAACAAAGAGGCACCGATGCTGCCCAGGGAGCATGCCAGCGCGATCCCCGGCCACATCTTTCCTGCATGACGGTAAAAAGCCACCATCATAATTGAGGTCGGGAACCACAGCGGCGCTAGCTGCGTGCCGTAACGGGACAGCTCCAGCGAGAACAACGTAAAGATGAATGCCACCAGACCTAAACTGGCCAGGCGCAGTAGAGGATGCGGTAAGGTAACTAAAACATGTTGGGATGGTTTACTCATTACCGCTTTACCCGAATAGCCGATGTCGCCGTGGCGAAGATGCCGGAAGCATCATGTTTAATCTGTGATTATGCTAGTACAAACATTTTACAATTTATACGCCAGCTGCTCATAAAATAACACTCTCAAGCTATTAATTCCTAAGGTGGGTGAATAAATTTTGTGCCTGCTTTAAAACTGACCATTTTAATTTGCGACAGGGACTGCATTGGTGCAGCCTGGGCTGGCGTCGCGCCGCTGAAATCCCTATAATTGCCGCGTTTGGCGTTTCGACGCCCCCTTCCTAACATCCAGGTTAATCAGGTCGCTAAATTTATGACTGATCAGTCTCATCAGTGCGTCATTATCGGCATTGCCGGCGCATCGGCTTCCGGCAAGAGTCTTATTGCCAGTACTCTCTATCGCGAATTGCGTGAACAAGTGGGTGACGAACATATTGGCGTTATTCCCGAAGACAGTTATTACAAAGATCAAAGCCATCTGTCGATGGAAGAACGTGTAAAAACCAACTACGACCATCCGAACGCGATGGATCACAGCCTGCTGTTCCAGCATCTGCAAACGCTGAAACGCGGCTCGGCGATTGAATTACCTGTCTACAGCTATGTTGAACACACGCGTACGCAAGAGACTATTCATATTGAAC of the Citrobacter freundii genome contains:
- a CDS encoding diguanylate cyclase, which codes for MSKPSQHVLVTLPHPLLRLASLGLVAFIFTLFSLELSRYGTQLAPLWFPTSIMMVAFYRHAGKMWPGIALACSLGSIGASLLFFPTDTLNFTYTAINIIEAVAGAMLLRRLLPWYNPLQNLNDWARLAFGSAVVPPLLGGFLMWLLLPGETSLNTFLIWVLSESIGALALVPLGLLFKPHYLLRHRDPRLLLETLITLLVTLAFSWLSMMYLPWPFTCVIVLLMWSAVRLPRMEAFLIFLSTVMMVSLMLAADPSLLSTSKTFVMSSMPWLPFLMILLPANMMTMVMYAFRAERKHISESETRFRNAMEYSAIGMALVGTEGQWLQANKALCHFLGYSQEELRSLTFQQLTWPEDLNNDLEQLQMLSRGEINSYSMEKRYYTRAGEVVWALLAVSLVRHSDNTPLYFIAQVEDINDLKHTEWINKRLMERITLANEAGGIGIWEWELQPDVISWDKRMFDLYEVPAHIKPSWQVWYDCVVPEDREHAESVIRDSLAARVPFKLEFRIAVKDGIRHIRSLANRVLNKDGEVERLLGINLDMTEVKQLHEALYQEKERLHITLDSIGEAVICIDVDLKITFMNPVAEKMSGWSQESALGIPLLTVLRITFGDNGPLMENIYSADMSRTAIEQEVVLHCRNGTSYDIQYSITPLSTLDGGSIGSVLVIQDVTESRKMLRQLSYSASHDDLTHLANRVSFENHLKQLLHTVHNSHQRHALVFIDLDRFKAVNDSAGHAAGDALLRELSSLMLSMLRTSDVLARLGGDEFGLLLPDCNIESARFIAGRVISAINDYHFTWEGRLHRIGASAGITLIDDKNRIATEVMSQADIACYAAKNSGRGRVCVYEPQQSQMPATRGILSPDEQRNIITHNPILMIAHGIASPRVPETFSFWLLSLRLWNSEGDVIEEQAFRAGLVDPALNHALDRRVFTEFFQHSASAVAGKGLSVALPLSAAGLLNPVLVDELLALMENSPLPPRLLHLSVPVDVMKTHPTQAMPAMQRLRQVGCRIILSQVGRDLEVFDNLKYHVADYLLLDSELSASAHGNLTDEMWVSIIQSHAQRLDIKTIAGPVNMPLIMDALSGIGIDMIFGDIIADAQPLELLLNTSNFAIN
- the udk gene encoding uridine kinase, yielding MTDQSHQCVIIGIAGASASGKSLIASTLYRELREQVGDEHIGVIPEDSYYKDQSHLSMEERVKTNYDHPNAMDHSLLFQHLQTLKRGSAIELPVYSYVEHTRTQETIHIEPKKVIILEGILLLTDARLRDEMNFSIFVDTPLDICLMRRIKRDVNERGRSMDSVMAQYQKTVRPMFLQFIEPSKQYADIIVPRGGKNRIAIDILKAKISQFFE